In Spirosoma pollinicola, the genomic window TTCTTCGGGGTTACCCATGCCATAAATACACGACACCGATGCGATTACGATAACATCGCGCCGACCGCTCATGAGGGCCGAGGTGGCAGCCAGCCGCAGCTTGTCGATTTCCTCATTGATGGCGAGGTCTTTTTCAATATACGTATTGGTGGTAGCAATGAAGGCTTCGGGCTGGTAATAGTCGTAGTAAGAGATGAAATATTCAACTGCGTTTTCCGGGAAGAACTGTTTGAATTCGCCGTAAAGCTGAGCTGCCAGCGTTTTGTTATGGCTAAGCACAAGCGTTGGGCGATTGGTTTGGGCGATGAGGTTGGCGACCGTAAAGGTCTTACCCGACCCAGTGACCCCGAGTAATACCTGTGCGGGTTCACCTTCATTTATACCCTTAACCAACTGTTCGATAGCCTTAGGCTGATCGCCGGTTGGTTGAAATTCAGAGGTTAGTTTAAAGTCCATTAATGCCGTTGATAATCTGGCTAATTTACGAAAATTCGGGATGGATTACAAGGGCGATTTTGATATAAATCGTATGTCAACGATACCTCTGTAAGTCACATTACCCTAGAATCTGTAATCGTTTGAGGTTAAAATTTACATTTATTCGGACTCAGCTCAATGCTTATTTTTATATTGAGCGCCAACTAAAAGAAGTGTACTGATGCAAAGTGGTTATGACTCGAATGGGTCTGTCGAGTATGTGAAAAAACAACCCGTTTGGGCGTTCTGTTTATTATCGTTTTTATCCTTCGGCTTATACACCGTTTATTGGTTTTATAAAAACTGGTACTTTTTCAGGGATCTGTACGAATGGGATATTTATCCAATCTGGCGTGCCATCTTCGATATCTTCTTTGTCCATACATTACTGGAGCAGATTAACGACCGCGCCATTGAGAAAGGGCACCCCGGTATCAGTAGCAACTTATGGGCAACGGGTTATGTAGTTGTCTCGCTTTTAGCCAGGATTCTGGATCGTACCTTACCACCATCTCTGGCTGTATTGACTGTGTTTTTGCCGCCCTTCCTGTTTCTGATTCCGAGCGTCATGCAAGTCAATTACCTCTACGAAAAAGCGCGTCCAAATGAGTATCAGCCCACGTTTAGTTCTGGCGAATATATTGTTCTGGCGCTGGGTGGAACCCTGATGGGATTTGTGCTGATTAGTGCGTTAACCGCAGCCTAGATCTAACTAATCAGTTTTGCAACTCCAAAGGCGGCAGCCGCAGCTAATGCGCCAATAACCATAACTTTAAACGCACCGGCAACAGGCGGTTGGTCGGTTACTTTGCTCTTGAAATAACCAAAAACAAAAAGGCAAATGAGCGTTATTCCACAGGAGTACAGAAGTGAATCAAAGGGGTTTGAAATTAAAAAATAGGGCGATAATGGAATCAACCCGCCAACAACATACGATAGCCCGATAGTCAGGGCACTCTTGGTGGCGCGGTTAGGGTCGGGTTCGTCGAGTCCTAATTCGTATTTCATCATAAAATCCACCCACTTCGCTTTATCTTTCGACAATTCGTCGGCAATGGTAATTTGTAAGGCCGGACTCAGGCCCATGTCGGCAAAAATCTCGCGCACTTCTTCTTTTTCCCGTTCGGGTACCGTTTCAACTTCGTTAATTTCCCGACGAAGTTCGGACGAGTAATGATCTGCTTCAGTACGCCCTGCCAGATAACCGCCCAGACCCATAGCAATAGACCCGGCAACGATTTCGGCAATACCCGCCGTAACCACAAGCGATGAATTAGCCACCGCCCCGCTCAAACCTGCCGCGAGTGCAAAGGGAACGGTGAGCCCGTCGGACATGCCAATAACAATATCAGAAATGAAATCGGAACTATGCAGGTGATGTTCCTGATGAGGTGTATGCGAATGCACACTGGTATTTGTCATTGTATTCTTTTTTACGGTTGGGCTTCGTTTTTTCAGGACAGTAAGGTAAGGAAGATCTGATCGAATACCCAATGCCCGGGCAGCGCTAACAAAACAGCCGCCCTCTAAATTAGATGGCGGCTGTTGTATCTCACCGTAATGTATTTGTAAATTATTGTTTCTACTGTTTTCGACCAGCTTTCGTTTTTTGCCAGACAGAATTATGAGGAAATGGGTCTAAACGAAGACGACTCTGAAGTAGTTTTACCATAAACTATGAAACAGGTGGCATCCAGCGCTGCCTTACTAATACCCTATGATCTGGGTCACCCGCGAGCGTCCTAAAATTGATCGATTAGCCTGTCCGTGGCTCATCAAGCGATTTATTGACCCGGAGGCTACCATTCTTTTTCTGCCTGAATCGCAGGTTCTTCAACAAGCGCAGATATTAGAGGCTACTCCGTTCGATGTGCCCGGTGTCGAGTATTCTCACTATGAAGACCGATGCACGTTCGATTACTTTTTGCAAAAGCATGCCTTGTCTGACCCGGCCCTGGATGCGCTGGCGTCTATTGTTCGGGGAGCCGATACCGACGACCATGCCCTGGCCGCACAATCGGCGGGATTATGGGCCATTTCGGCAGGATTGGCTTTTAACATTCCCGATGATCAGCAATTGCTGATGCAGGGAATGGTGATTTATGATGCGCTTTACAGTTGGGCAAAGCACCTTCAGTTCGTTAAACATACGCAAAACCCTACTGAGCGATTGCTTTTACAGGTACTAAATACGTATCTCAAACCTACGGGAAAGCGGAAAACGCCAGCCTGGGTCAGTGACTTGAAAGAGTTGATTCAGGATCAGATAGATACCAATCTCACGCTTAGCCTGTCGGAATTATCAGAAAGCCTGGATGTAAATCCGACCTACGTATCCCGGACTTTTGCCCGTTACTTCGATGACCTGTCATTTGGCGAGTATATTCGTAAATTACGCATTGAGAAAGCGATTCAATTACTGGAATCGACCACCTATAGCCTGTCTGAGATTGCTTACCTGACAGGCTTCTCCGATCAGAGCCATTTTACCCGAATTTTCAAAAAATTGATAGGACAAAACCCATCAGACTATCGAAAAAATAAGGCAAAAAGTAAAGCAGATACAAAAGGTTGAATCTGTTCTATTTCCTGTTTAGCGACTGGTTTATTCTTGTAGTAAAATTACGAATAAGCCAAATCAGGGATAATGGATCATAGTGTTATTGGTTGGAAAGGGAAAGATTGGGGCTACAACGCCACTTTTAGGAAGGCTTTTAAAGGCTGTTTTCTTTTTTTGGTTTTAACAATTTCGCCAGCGTTTTCGCAGACGACGACCACCACACCAGTAGCCTTTCCCCGCATGGCAGCTTATCTTGGTGTCCTGCATCCATTGGTAACTATTGATCAAAAAGGTAGTGAAACAAACTTCAACCGGTATTATACAGTCGGTTTCCCCATTGGCATAAATTTGTGGAAAACCGGTAATCTGGGATTCTCGGTAGAAATCGTTCCGCTCATTCGGGCCGAAAACGGAACCAGTAAGGTTGCCAATGTGCTGTTTCATCCGGGTGTTCTGGTGAACTTAGGCAATGATTTCACCTTTGCTGGTCGGCTTGCATTCGAGACATCCGGACGATATGGCATTACGCCTGTGTTAAATAAAATTGTGAAGCGTGGCAAGACGAATAATTATTTTGTAGCTGTACCTATTCCGATTCGCTTCGGTAATGATAAGCCAACTGCGCTGACTGTAGGCTTTCAGTTCGGTATTGTTTTCTAACTCTTCGGGCCGTAGATCGCTCAACTTTACCTTTCCTGACAAATCCATGAAACGACGAAATTTTTTACAGGCTGCGGCCTTGACAAGCGTGATTCCAATTTGCGGATTGCCTTCCATAGAACCCCTGCCGTTTGGCAAAACGCCTGCTTTATCAGCCGAAGAGCAAGAGGCTATTGCAGGAGCTTTAGGGAAAAAGGGAACGTACAATGAAGCACAGGCAACCTATGCTGTACCATTGCCCCGCAATGACCTGAAAGTGACGGTGAAAGGAGAAGCAGTACCCATTCCATTTGGGTTTGGCGGCTGGGTGGCTTTTAAAAAGACGCTGGATGGCAAGCAGACCGTAATGATGAGCGATACGGTGCTGCTCGAAGATGAAGTTAATCCATTGATCGACGCTACCCATGCCGCCGGACTGGAAGTAGGAGCCATTCATAACCACTTCTTTTACGAACAGCCCCGAATTTTTTATATGCACCTGCACGGTATGGGCAATACGGCTGATCTGGCAAAAAAATACGCACAGGCAATTCGTAACACCAAACTGTTTCCAGCCAATCAACCGGCTGCACCTGCGCCCGTTGCCGAAACGGCAGTCAACGTTCCAGCCTCTACGAGTAAAGAACTGTTCGATCTACCTGCACTGGATGAACTTGTCAAGTATAAGGGCGTTGTGAACGGACCTACTTATAAATATACCATTGGCCGCGACGACCTACAGATTGTAGCGATGGGGGCTGAAATGACAGCGGCTATCGGGTTAAATTCCTGGGCGTCGTTTGCCGGTAAACAGGATGCCGCTCATATTGCGGGCGACATCGCCATGCTGGAAGGTGAGGTAAATAACGTAGTTAAAGCCTTACGTGCCAATAACCTGGAGGTGGTTGCTTTGCATCACCACATGTTGGGCGAGCAACCGCGTACTGTCTTTCTGCACTATTATGGACGCGGTCCGGCTAGTACACTGGCCAAAGGCTTCCGGGCCGCCCTGGACCAGTTAGGAAAAGCGGGCCCTATGAAACACTAACGTGCAAGCTGGACATTCCCGTATGAAAACATCCCCATCTTACTCGTTGCGTGAGTTGGTGCGATACTTCCTGCGCCTGGGAACACTGGGTTTTGGAGGGCCACCCGCTCTGGTGAGTGCCATGTACCAGGACTTGGTGGTTGAGCGGCAGTGGATTACTGAAGCCGACTATCGGGAGGGGCTGGCACTGGCTCAACTGGCACCGGGGCCGCTGGCGGCTCAGTTGGCAATATACCTTGGCTATGTACATTATGGCGTTTTGGGTGCTACCCTGACGGGTGTCATTTTTGTGTTACCATCCTTTTTGATGGTGCTGATTGTCGGTTGGGCTTATGTGCGCTTCGAGGGCTTGCCCTTAATGCAGGCCATCTTTTACGGCATTGGAGCCGCCGTTATTGGTATCATCGCGGTGGGTACCTACAAGCTAACAACCAGGACTATTGCTAGAGACAGACTTGGCTGGGTCTTATTCGGTCTATCGGCTGTGGCTACCGCAGTTACGGAATCAGAACTACTTTGGCTGGTTTTGTTATCGGGTGCGATTTACTGGCTGATGAAAACGCCACCCCAGTTTTTACGGCCGGGTGCAGGAAGCAGTCTGACTCCGTTTCTGCCGCAACTGCTGGCATTACCAACCGACTCTATCCTCTGGAAACTAGCGTTTTTCTTTGCTAAAGCCGGTGCTTTTGTGTTTGGCAGCGGGCTGGCTATTGTGCCGTTTTTATACGGTGGTGTAGTGAAAGAAAACGGCTGGCTGACCGAGCAACAGTTTCTGGATGCGGTGGCTGTAGCCATGATTACACCTGGTCCGGTCGTTATTACGGTAGCGTTTATCGGGTATCTGATTGCTGGTTTTTGGGGTGCCTGCGTGGCCGCTTTGGCCACATTTCTTCCCTGTTATCTATTTACCATTTTGCCCGCCCCTTACTTCAAACGTTGGGGGAAACATCCAGGCATAAAAGCCTTTGTCGATGGCGTGACAATAGCGGCTGTTGGTGCCATTGCCGGAGCGGTAGTTGTACTGGCACGTCGACAGTTGATTGATGCACCCGCCATACTTATTTGCTTATCAACTGTAGGCCTGCTTTATCGTTTTAAAAAACTACCCGAATTGAGTATTATTGGTGGGGCCGCTGTTATTGGGCTGCTGCTTCAGCAGGCTGGTTAGCCACATAGTAATAGAATGATATTTGCGCTTAATCCTGGCTACCTGTCAAATGGTAATTCCTTCTTTCGCGCCTACGGATCGGATATAAGAAGCTGCTTTCTGGTATTCTTCGGTTGTTGGCAGGTGTTCCATCATCAGCGGAATATCTTTCAGTTTACTAAGTTCGGTTAAGTAAACAGAGTAATCCATCTGGCCCAAACCCGGTCGACATTCGACCAGTTGGGGCGTATACACCTCTTCTTTCAGAATAATATCTTTCCCGTGGCAACTCTTGATGTAGGGTCCCAGCTTTTTAAAACATTCTTTGATCAGGGCACCGTTCGTATAGAATACCTGCGGACTAACAATAATATTCATAGGATCCAGGTGAACCGCAAATCGTTTGTTGTCAATGGCTTTGATTAGGCGTACATACGAATCGACAGAGTCTGGGTAGCTCCAGGGCATGAGTTCCAGCGCGAAGTGAGTCCGGGTAGGTTTTACGGCATTGATAATTCGCCGGGTAACGTCAACTATTTGGTCGAAGGTTTCTTTTGTCAGGTTGTCTTTATGCGGTCCGGCCCATTGGGCGGGGTTTTTGGAGCCACTGATATTGACACAGCAATTGGCTCCAATGGCTTCGGCAAGAGCCAACGAATCCACGCATTTCCTGAACGCCAATTGAGCGCTGGCGGAATCAGTGCTGATTGGATTACTCCAGGCACCTACCTCGGCGATAACGATGTCTGCTTTTTTTGCCGCGCTTTCATACGCTTTTATCTGATCGGTGGGGGCGTCGGTTTTGAGTGGGCAATAGGCGGCTCGATAACTATACTTCTTTAAGGCAGCTACCCATTCATCGGGGCCGTCGTATTTGTCAAACAATGGTCCGCCTAAGCGGATGAAGGGCCTCTCGGCGGTGAAGGCTGGCAGAGAAGACATTACCCCAAGAATAGAAGCGGCTTGCACCGTTTTTTTTGTAAAGGCTCGGCGGTTCATGGTAATTTATTTGTGTTAAAGTTGCTGTACCCACGGGCTTCAGTCCGTGTTTATTTGGGAATACAACACGGGCTGAAGCCCGTGGGTACAATTTTACCAGGATAGCTTTACCAACGATACACCCTGACCCGGTAATAAAAAAGGCATGTCCACCTCGCCATTTTTGACATTAATCCACATTGGCGAGGTAAGCAATTGCAGTTGCCCGGCCTTTTCCAACTCAGAAATCTGCTCGGCGGTTGGCGATTTTGGCGAGCCCATTTTTTTCCAGACCTCATACGAATTGCTGAACTGCTGGTCGATGCGGTAATGCTGGACAAACACCCGTTGGGCTGGAATGCCTTTCAGCTTCACATCGACCGGCGACGCAGGAACCACAACGTTATCATCGTGATAATTCCAGACCATCACCGTGGCCGATTTGCTGTCTTTAGCTGCCAGCGCGTTGATATCCCGTTCTCCCCGAACACTTTCGTTTTTTATTTTAGTAAAATCATACGCTAAGTCAGTGTTGACCTCTACTCGATTTCCCTGCATCATGCCAAACATGCGGAACACATTCAGTACCGGTTTATCGACGCCGTTGGTTGCCAAATCCCGAAATCCCCGAAACCAGGGCTGGTCTTCGAATTCAAACGCCCAGGTCACGGCACCCAGCAGATTAACCCCGCGCGATTTCGCCAAATCATATTTTCGGGCAAAGGCTGCTGCTGTATAACTTGAATACATGGTGCCGTTCCGATAGGCATTTTGTGGATGTAAATCTTCCGAACAGGCCGCACAACCTTCCGGGTCCGACTCGCCAATTATAATGGGCAGGTTCTTCAGCGTAGGGTAGGAGGCAACGATCTCAAAGCCCTTGTCGATGTCGCGGAATTGCGTGCCCATGTTCATCTGCACAACACCATTGACCAATTTTGGTGAACCTTTGGCATGGAAAGTAATAAAGTCAATAGGTGCGCCTTTTTTGCCGGTGGCGGCATTCGTGCCACTGGCAATGTGGTCCATAAAGGCCCGGAAAAACCTGGCTGAGCTTTCGCTGCCTGGTCCGGTCACCTCCGGGCCACCCATTTTTGCGGTGGGAAGTGCCCGTTTTACCGCATCGGCGGTATAGTCATACAGCTTAATATATTCGTCAACGGTGCCTTTCCAGTAACCAATGTTTGGCTCGTTCCACAACTCCCAATACCAGCTTTCAACTTCTTTCTGACCATAGCGAGCTACCGAGTGCTTTACCCACTGATAGACCAGCTCACTCCATTTTTTATAGTCTTTGGGTGGGTAAGCCCAACCCGTATAGATATCGTTGTATTGGTTGCCTGGGCTCCAGTTATGTTTGTAGGGTTCTGGTTTTGTCGACATCGCTTCGGGCATGAACCCGATCTGGGCAATGGGTTTCATACCCCGCTCAATGTAGGTGTCGAATATTTTGTCAACAATAGTCCAGTCATAAACGGGGTTTCCGTTTTTGTCTTCGGTATACGCATTGGTCGAGCCCCACTTAAGAGCAGCCTTGCCATCGCCGGTAACCAGTAAGCTATGCGCCCGCACATACACTGGCACCTGACTCAGGTTGGCGATTTCGGACAGGAGTTTCTTCCCATCTTTCATATAGGTGTAGTTCGGCTCGTCGTAGCCAAACCACCCCCAAATAGGTTTTAAAGGCTCTTTTGTTTTTGATAGATCAACTCGAATTTCCACTGATTTTGGCTGGGCAAGGCTAATCGTATTGCTCAGTAAACCCACCATAAACAAGCCGGTAACAAGTAATTTAAATCTGTGGATGTGCATCCAAATAAGCATAAGCGTAAAAAGTAATTGGGGATGACCTGAGTCTGCAAGATTGGGCTGCTACTAAGACTTGAGCACCTGACTCGTAAAAGGCATCAATAGTAGACTGACTACTTTAGGTAGGTTAACTAATTGTGACTCGATGGGATACTGATAAGGCTAGGCTTACGCTCTGTTTCGCCCAATTTACAATCATCCTTGCCACTACATGGAGTCATTTTTAATGCATTATAATTACTTACTATAATGC contains:
- a CDS encoding GH39 family glycosyl hydrolase is translated as MVGLLSNTISLAQPKSVEIRVDLSKTKEPLKPIWGWFGYDEPNYTYMKDGKKLLSEIANLSQVPVYVRAHSLLVTGDGKAALKWGSTNAYTEDKNGNPVYDWTIVDKIFDTYIERGMKPIAQIGFMPEAMSTKPEPYKHNWSPGNQYNDIYTGWAYPPKDYKKWSELVYQWVKHSVARYGQKEVESWYWELWNEPNIGYWKGTVDEYIKLYDYTADAVKRALPTAKMGGPEVTGPGSESSARFFRAFMDHIASGTNAATGKKGAPIDFITFHAKGSPKLVNGVVQMNMGTQFRDIDKGFEIVASYPTLKNLPIIIGESDPEGCAACSEDLHPQNAYRNGTMYSSYTAAAFARKYDLAKSRGVNLLGAVTWAFEFEDQPWFRGFRDLATNGVDKPVLNVFRMFGMMQGNRVEVNTDLAYDFTKIKNESVRGERDINALAAKDSKSATVMVWNYHDDNVVVPASPVDVKLKGIPAQRVFVQHYRIDQQFSNSYEVWKKMGSPKSPTAEQISELEKAGQLQLLTSPMWINVKNGEVDMPFLLPGQGVSLVKLSW
- a CDS encoding DUF1259 domain-containing protein; its protein translation is MKRRNFLQAAALTSVIPICGLPSIEPLPFGKTPALSAEEQEAIAGALGKKGTYNEAQATYAVPLPRNDLKVTVKGEAVPIPFGFGGWVAFKKTLDGKQTVMMSDTVLLEDEVNPLIDATHAAGLEVGAIHNHFFYEQPRIFYMHLHGMGNTADLAKKYAQAIRNTKLFPANQPAAPAPVAETAVNVPASTSKELFDLPALDELVKYKGVVNGPTYKYTIGRDDLQIVAMGAEMTAAIGLNSWASFAGKQDAAHIAGDIAMLEGEVNNVVKALRANNLEVVALHHHMLGEQPRTVFLHYYGRGPASTLAKGFRAALDQLGKAGPMKH
- a CDS encoding chromate resistance protein ChrB domain-containing protein, with product MIWVTRERPKIDRLACPWLIKRFIDPEATILFLPESQVLQQAQILEATPFDVPGVEYSHYEDRCTFDYFLQKHALSDPALDALASIVRGADTDDHALAAQSAGLWAISAGLAFNIPDDQQLLMQGMVIYDALYSWAKHLQFVKHTQNPTERLLLQVLNTYLKPTGKRKTPAWVSDLKELIQDQIDTNLTLSLSELSESLDVNPTYVSRTFARYFDDLSFGEYIRKLRIEKAIQLLESTTYSLSEIAYLTGFSDQSHFTRIFKKLIGQNPSDYRKNKAKSKADTKG
- a CDS encoding chromate transporter, with translation MKTSPSYSLRELVRYFLRLGTLGFGGPPALVSAMYQDLVVERQWITEADYREGLALAQLAPGPLAAQLAIYLGYVHYGVLGATLTGVIFVLPSFLMVLIVGWAYVRFEGLPLMQAIFYGIGAAVIGIIAVGTYKLTTRTIARDRLGWVLFGLSAVATAVTESELLWLVLLSGAIYWLMKTPPQFLRPGAGSSLTPFLPQLLALPTDSILWKLAFFFAKAGAFVFGSGLAIVPFLYGGVVKENGWLTEQQFLDAVAVAMITPGPVVITVAFIGYLIAGFWGACVAALATFLPCYLFTILPAPYFKRWGKHPGIKAFVDGVTIAAVGAIAGAVVVLARRQLIDAPAILICLSTVGLLYRFKKLPELSIIGGAAVIGLLLQQAG
- a CDS encoding VIT1/CCC1 transporter family protein, producing MTNTSVHSHTPHQEHHLHSSDFISDIVIGMSDGLTVPFALAAGLSGAVANSSLVVTAGIAEIVAGSIAMGLGGYLAGRTEADHYSSELRREINEVETVPEREKEEVREIFADMGLSPALQITIADELSKDKAKWVDFMMKYELGLDEPDPNRATKSALTIGLSYVVGGLIPLSPYFLISNPFDSLLYSCGITLICLFVFGYFKSKVTDQPPVAGAFKVMVIGALAAAAAFGVAKLIS
- a CDS encoding sugar phosphate isomerase/epimerase family protein, with translation MNRRAFTKKTVQAASILGVMSSLPAFTAERPFIRLGGPLFDKYDGPDEWVAALKKYSYRAAYCPLKTDAPTDQIKAYESAAKKADIVIAEVGAWSNPISTDSASAQLAFRKCVDSLALAEAIGANCCVNISGSKNPAQWAGPHKDNLTKETFDQIVDVTRRIINAVKPTRTHFALELMPWSYPDSVDSYVRLIKAIDNKRFAVHLDPMNIIVSPQVFYTNGALIKECFKKLGPYIKSCHGKDIILKEEVYTPQLVECRPGLGQMDYSVYLTELSKLKDIPLMMEHLPTTEEYQKAASYIRSVGAKEGITI